Proteins co-encoded in one Malus domestica chromosome 09, GDT2T_hap1 genomic window:
- the LOC139187805 gene encoding uncharacterized protein yields MFNEREKGKIPSQSEQNLRGMEHCKVIRTLRSGKSYDNREVVHHEAEVEEEELIESASLAAKSPSEAIFAAGIPDPSANDKVQSRPNFDVNKEKGLGSLFAPSDKPPYKPPLPFQQRQQQRSKDQQCIEFMKTLAKVQINLPLLDAIKQIPSYAKFLKKLCSKKKKFLEYEKVILTEQCSVVLLHKLPPKKKDPGSFTISCTVGSLDFHKVLIDLGASVNLMPYSVFQKLGEGELKPTSVSLQLADRSVTYPLGILEDVIIKVDKFYLPADFIVLDMDEDKEMPLILGRPFMAITWTLIDVEAGCFRVDVLDGIVHANFASRSFNDELLTCLTNHDATLSMEENMVNVIATLDSAPIHNPKWRHVYESLGVPKQPLLPSSEQALKLELKLLPSHLKYAHLRVNETLPVIIAADLNDTKEDKLLRVLCKYQYAMGWTLADIKGISPALCMHRIFIEAGTKPTVEAQRRLNPITNEVVRLEVMKLLDAGIIYLISDSKWVNSTQVVPKKTDITVVKNDNNELVPTRITTRW; encoded by the exons ATGTTCaatgaaagagagaaaggaaagatCCCGAGCCAATCTGAGCAAAATCTAAGAGGGATGGAGCATTGCAAAGTAATACGGACATTGAGAAGTGGTAAGAGCTATGACAACAGAGAAGTGGTGCACCATGAAGccgaagtggaagaagaagagcttATTGAAAGTGCATCGTTAGCTGCAAAGTCTCCGTCAGAGGCTATTTTTGCAGCAGGTATTCCAGATCCTAGTGCAAATGACAAAGTGCAATCTCGACCCAACTTTGATGTAAACAAGGAAAAAGGCCTTGGTAGTTTATTTGCACCTTCTGACAAGCCACCATACAAGCCACCTTTGCCATTTCAACAACGACAACAACAACGTTCCAAGGATCAACAATGCATCGAATTCATGAAGACGTTGGCTAAAGTTCAAATTAATTTGCCTCTATTAGATGCTATTAAACAGATCCCATCATATGCCAAATTTTTGAAGAAGCTATgttctaaaaagaaaaagttcttGGAATACGAGAAGGTGATTTTAACTGAGCAATGCAGTGTTGTCCTCTTACATAAGCTACCACCCAAGAAgaaagatccggggagtttcACCATCTCTTGTACTGTTGGTAGTCTTGATTTTCATAAAGTATTGATTGATTTAGGAGCAAGTGTTAACCTTATGCCTTATTCTGTTTTTCAAAAATTAGGTGAAGGAGAACTTAAGCCCACATCTGTGAGTCTTCAATTGGCAGATAGGTCTGTGACCTATCCTTTGGGTATTCTGGAAGATGTGATTATTAAAGTGGATAAATTCTATCTCCCAGCTGATTTCATTGTACTTGACATGGATGAAGACAAGGAAATGCCTCTCATTTTAGGCCGACCATTCATGGCCATCACCTGGACACTTATTGATGTGGAAGCAG GGTGTTTTCGTGTTGATGTTTTGGATGGGATTGTGCATGCAAACTTTGCCTCACGATCATTTAACGATGAGCTGTTAACTTGCCTCACCAACCATGACGCTACTTTATCTATGGAAGAAAATATGGTGAACGTCATTGCTACATTGGATAGTGCACCAATTCATAATCCAAAGTGGCGACATGTTTATGAAAGCCTTGGAGTGCCTAAGCAGCCCCTTCTTCCTTCAAGTGAGCAAGCTCTGAAGTTAGAGCTCAAGCTACTGCCGAGCCACCTCAAGTATGCTCATCTCAGGGTGAACGAGACCTTGCCTGTTATTATTGCTGCTGATCTTAATGACACGAAGGAAGACAAATTACTAAGAGTTCTTTGCAAGTATCAATATGCTATGGGGTGGACACTTGCTGACATAAAGGGCATTAGTCCAGCTTTGTGCATGCAtaggatttttatagaggctgggaCTAAACCAACTGTTGAAGCTCAAAGACGTCTAAATCCGATCACGAATGAAGTTGTAAGACTTGAGGTGATGAAGTTACTCGATGCAGGTATCATTTATCTAATCTCGGATAGCAAATGGGTGAACTCAACTCAGGTGGTTCCAAAGAAAACTGATattactgtggtgaagaatgataacaACGAGCTTGTGCCTACAAGGATAACCACCAGATGgtga